The DNA sequence AAACTAGATGTCAGGTTTTTTACCCAGTAGAATTCAAGGATAAGAGTTCCAGTAAACCCAAGCACCGAAACACAtgcttaacttttttttttaattaataagattCTTCATAATTTCCAAAGAAATGAAGCTTACtagtgagttttttattttttatttttttggcagtAAAATGTGTTGGCATAATTTTGAGCGGCAGATCAATTCCAATCCATCTGCAAGCTAATTCGTGCATACAGTCCTCTGCCATAACTCTATTTCGAAACATTTTCCCACCTGtgatattgtaaatttcaaGACACCAAGCAAGAAGATCATATTGTAATGGACAGATTACCCATGACCAATTTGGGCACAACTCAGAGATTAACATGTCGGTTTTAAACCGAAGAGACAGTACAGTGAAATCGATATACTAGGTGTCGaacaaaagattaataataggaaaattacttataaataagaaatttgagagttgaggAGGGAGCAAATACCAGAAAGCTGTGAAATTGAAGAAAGTGTGGGTGGTGGCCATAGAAGCAATCGACCCTACTGCAAAAACGCACTGTGAAATCCTGAGAACAAGCCCAGTCAAAGTCCCAGGCGTCCCAGGAAAATTCTTCATCCTTCACTCCAGCACAAAGCAAATTCAGATTCTTAATGGATTGGAGAAAGAACCCATCTCCCgacttattaaaaaacacatcttcaggaaaacaaaactcaaaagcGAATGCTTTGCAACCTACTTTTTTCTGAGACAGCGAACCAGAAAAACTCACAAATAAAGCAAATCAATCAGGTTACCAGAAACCAAACTCAATGGTTGGTATCAATCTACATCTGGGTTAGTGACTAGCCATGAACAAGGAAATCCCAAAAGTGCGTGAGTGATAGAGACAGGCACAgcgagacagagagagagagagagggaaaggacATGAAAGCctgattaataaataaataaaaaggtaaCAGCAACGCAAAACTGGAGCCAGGTCTCTATTTAGTGAGTACCGAACAACGTTATTCAATTCTTCAGCCAACATACATGCCAATTTGAGTGGCGTGGGCGATCTGGCATGCTCTACCCCCGGAAGGAAAGCCTAGTGTCACTACGCCCCCATTGAGGCGCGTGTGCAACACCCCCCTTCCTCACGCTGATTTCCGGTAATTCGGTTAGTATTTTTGGCGTAATTCCAccataatttataagaaataaaatgtgatatttcctttcctttcatttcgtTTTTTGCCCTGCATAATGTTGTATTTCCGTAAAGAAGACATGCAGCTTATGAACTCTAAATCTGGCCCTGGGAGTTTAGGATCACATAGGATACGTTTTCACTGTTCTCACAGAATACCAAAAATGAAACTTTAGCCTTCTCTTTACTTGTGTTCAATCAGAACGTGTGAAATTGCTTGGCCCAATTCGAAATAACACTGACATTGAACTGGCCGCTAGATTGCCAGCCTGAGTTTGGCACTTGCTTCCGGCTTCGgattctccctttttttttttttttttacattctatgGATCTTACATTATGTGATCGGCTGGCCCAGAGCAGGTCGGTCACCTCATGAATATATCCCAAttaaaaagtgaattttcttttttataccaCACAATAAGAGCCACACACCCTAATCagcttttctatttttatatgcTCCCTGGCAATATGATAAGCTACACGATAGCACATTACGTAATACTTGTGTACAAGCACTACAAAACAAGGTTGGTGTAAAGAGCATATTCAATATTCTATGTTCATCCTAactattaaattttcatttgtctttctttttgtaaaagtCGAGGATAGCGACCACCCTTGTGCCTACATAGTAATTGAGGAGCGTGAATTAATTGCAGCTTTAGTTTCTAACTTTATCGCTATCCTTGTGCCTACATAGTAATTGAGGTGCGTGAATTAATTGCAGTTttgttcaatctaattttaaattgagtataacatctaaacacccaactctcaaatcactaaatttatctcaactcaaaacctctttatatgTAGGacctataatattttttaatttaacacctctttacacgtaagacttacaacttttttcaaattctcataaatatattaaactcattttagcatccaaacacatctaaactcattttaagtaggTCTCATAAAACTTACTCcacaatctcaattcattactatttataaagaattcaactcgtCTTAACTctactcaacatccaaacagaacctaaatcattataaaaatacatacaCACTTATTGTGGAATGAACACTCCATTGATGTGTTTGTTGCTCGATCCTCTTTACATTGGTGGCTGCTAGAAGATCAAACGTGTTTTTTGTGAGTAGAGAAGATAACTACACTGGCTTGACAGAACACAATGGTCAATAGTATTCTGTGAGCCAATTCTACTTATTTAGGAGGGGCAAGCGCTTCCTAATGCATCTATAAAACTGTCCCGCCACATTATATTCCCAAAACAAACATAATGACAATGCTTATCCTCATAAAAAGAAGTGAATACAGCATCTAAAGCTCCCTTAGATGTACTAGGATGATCTATGTTCAAGCAACTTTCACCAACACATTCAATCATGTGTACAACATGGGATATTAGTGCTAACTTCAGCGCCTGAAATAATCCAGTCAAGACTTTTCATAAAGTTTCTTGGATTGGTAGTTGACATGATATTCACTTAGCAGGAAGTCCCTGTATAAGGAGGGGTTCTCTTTGGATATTAACTCTTTGATTGGGCCATATGTCCGTTCATTTCCGCTGGAAAAGGATGCCACAGAAATTCTTGGTCCAACGCGGTTGGCAAGCACCCTATGCTCAACGCTTTTAAGCATGTCATTTGATACGATCTACATCATAAGAAAGATACATTAATTTCGAATGAGAAACGACATTCGAATGTAAACCCACAACTGGCGAGAATAGACCTGCAGAAAATTCCCAATATTTACAAGAAGACCTCCAGGAGTAGGGTGAACATCAACCCATTGATTTTCGTGAAGAACTTGGAGGCCGCCGATTTGGTCTTGTAGAAGTATAGTGAGGAAGTCAGGGTCGGAGTGCCTTCTAGTTCCCAAAGTCAGTTCTGGCTCTGGGCATGGTGGGTAGTAGTGGCAGACAAAGTTGCACTTTTGGGCACAGTCCAGGGCTCCTAGGTGTTCCGGACTGAGTCCAAGAGCCGAAGATAGTAACTCAAAGATAGTATCCCCAAACTTCTTAACATGCTGCATATACTCCATTGTTACCTCTCTGCAAAGTCACGTGAACATGTTTTGATCTTACTGATCTTTAATCAGAGTAATAAACGTATCAAGTATCTTTATTACAATGATCAGGGGAAAAAATGAACTTCTCCTAAGGCGGTATGTGGTGCAGGTGAAAACAGTCGCCTCAATATTACCTTTTGAGAAATACTCTAGtcacaaagtgattacacaaaagCAATCCTACGAATTAATATGGCTTGATGTGAttcgtcatattataaaattagttttattataaagtaaatctaacggatCAGATGAAACCACATTAGtatgtaagattatttttatgtaattaatttatgaatgtAGCGGTACTCTTATAACGATTCAGCTTGTTAGAGTTCCTATCATATGCTTTGTTAGggatttttgtttgtttgttttgcagTGGAGTTCCACAATTTTAGCCTCAATATGCGGAGTAAAGAATCATTACCAAGGGACTAGGATGGTATCATTACTAGAGGCGATAACTATCATCTTCAATTAATATACTATGTTCGCAATAAGGTAGGTGTTATTACGTATAaagcaattttctttttgttttttttatatacatcaTTAGGCTATAGTGGAGGCAATTTAAACATCCAGCAAATTGTGGAGAAGATCTATTTTGCAGAAGATAAGATATATCTtgcagaaaatataaataaattaaaaaataaaactccagAGTCTTGGGCAAAAGTTGTTGGGGGTGACATAGCTATTGAAGTGGAAGGTATTATTAAGTTGGAAACAACATGGGAAACAGAAACATGCCCCTAAAAATTAACTAGATCAGAACATCTTTCTCCATGTGAGGGAAAGGGGAAAATTTGTTTTATGATTAGCACTAAAGTCAATTAACCAGCAAAACTTCAAGAAACACAAGATTAAGCATCATCCTGCTCGAGAACATTAGCGCAAATAGAAAATACATGCAGATTTCTGATTTGAACGTGCATAACGGCAAACAGCTGGCAATTCCGATGGATCAAAATGATGAGTAGCTCGCGAAGTTATGATCAAGGTGTCCCTCCAATTGGCGTATCCCCTCTATCATATTTCCCAACAAAGATGATGGGATCCCATGATTAACGACTTGGAAAAAGCTCCACTTCTCAGAAGCCTCCTTGACTTTATTGACAATGAGCTCCTTGCGCCTTGCATCTCCTTGGATGCCATCGAGACTTATGACAGGAACTTGAACGCTGCCTCGGTGGCTACTTAGCTCTTCAGCAAGCTCATTGGCTGGTCTAATGAGTATCTTTGGAATATTGGATATGCCGGCATCTACTAGTCCTTTTACACCAGCTTTTGTGTTGTCAAAGTCTTTTATGGCAACCTCTCCATCGGCTGtgatttccattttcttttccgaTGCAGAATGAGAAAAACAGTGTTGCTGCCGGTCCTCTAATAAGATTATAGATGACACTCGCGGTAGTTTAGGCAAAGGGGTTATCTTTGATAAAAATGCACTTGATGGACTTCTGCTAAAATGTTTTTAGTTTCTATAGCAGTTTGGTCAACTACGGCGTGTTTGATTATCCCATGAAGCTAGCTGCTATATATGTTTCAACATTTTtcacaatttattattttgtgtagCTGTCGAAGGCTTGGATTGAACTATCAAGCATTGAAGGGATAAGTCTGGCTACTTGGAGGCGTCCCCCCgccccttatttttttttatcgtttttgGTGCTGGTCTGAATTAATTGCATCAAGGTTCAAAACTGATGGATTGTTTCTGGGTTTTATGCAAATGCAAAGAGTAGACATTTTGTAAGATGTCAAGGCCTCCAATGAACCTAATGTCTCCTATGATTCCAGAATCCTATCGAAGTTATTTCAGTATCttaagagcattctcacttcTGATGGAGTCAGAGACAGGCAAATTGTCATCACACAGAGATCTGCCTCTAGAATTTCATGCAACAAACATGTTATCGTAATCATTCTAATTGCTCAGGTTCTACTATTAACAAGCATCGAAGTAAAACATGGGCAACTTGTATCATGCACAATCTATTTTTCTGTGGGACATTTAGTAAATAACAGTAGATTAATGAACATTGAAATGTTTGTCACTTAGGTTCTTATAAACTACTACATTAAGAGACAAAGGTTAAAAGTCAGATCCCCTTTGCAACTTGAAATGCGTTAGGGCAGAGACCCCATCAAGTCCTTTCTGATCATAGTAAGCGATGAAATCTTGCACCGAGGTTTCCCTGTATACAGGGGGACTATCTTCTGACAGCAATTCCCTGATGGGGCCATAAATTCTTGTTGACGGATAAAGGTGAGGAGTGAAAAAGCATGCAACAGATACTCTTGGTCCTATATTGTTTGCTAGCACTCGGTGTTCTACACTTTTATATCTGTCATTAGATATGAGCTGCAAAAATGCAACAGAACAAGCCTAaaaacatttgataagcagttATAAATCAAATTGTCCTAAAATTTTGGCTCCATAACTTCGATTAGTTACCAGGCAGTACAAACAAAATTACCATATTACTTCCTCATTTTGTGAGAACTAAATGCAAAATATCAACTTGAAAATGTGTAATAACATATATCTAAACATCAGAAATGATTCTACCAGGTTTCCATAATTTCCtatttagtttttctttccttAGCACCCTTTGTATACAATGCCtttaaggaaagaaaagaaagtgtttCCGGGTAGCTAATGTGGGGCTTTTTGTCTGCTttacacactttttttttttttttttcaaaaaagaggacggtactccaattttattgatagccctcacttgtggcagaggaaaaccgtggttacaaccaATCACCTGGGGTTACAAGAATGAAAAGGCATCTTTAAATGACATGACAAATACAATTCCTTGTTGGTTAATTCAATGTATTTTAGCAGAAACTGTTCGTTAGTGATAATATGAAATAGACTCCAGAGACATAAATTCGTGTATCTGTGTGTGTAAAAAAGCGCATGTGTGAAGAAGCAAGTTAACAATATCAAAATCTTGCCTGCAAGAGATCTCCAATGTTTACCACTAGAGCTCCGGGCACAGGGGGAACATCAATCCAGCGCTCTTGATGAAGAATTTGAAGCCCACCAATGTGGTCTTGAAGTAAGATGGTGAGAAAATCAGGATCCGAGTGTTTGCTTGTGCCCATAGTCAGTTCAGGCTCAGGGCACGCAGGATAGTAGTGACTAAGAATAAGAGTCCCCTTTGCACAATCCAGGTCGATAAGATGGTTGGGATTGAGCCCAAGTGCTTCTGATAACAATTCAAGCAAATTGATCCCCAATTGACGGGCTTGCTTAGAATACTGAATAGTTACGTCTCTGCAAGTTTGATGAAAGAACACATCCAAACTACTATTGAAATAATGCTGGTGGCAGCGACTTCCAAATATATACAACAATTCTTCATGACACACACTTGGAGCAATGATATTGAAAATGCAGGAAAATTAAGATACCAGACGAGATAATCAAACGAAGAAAAAGTTCGTCTCTGAACTTTAGACTTAATTTAAGATTTTCAGACAAAGACAGCCTGGTGCTCATTTAACCATGATGTCAATTTTGGAATGAAAAGCTACATAATTTATTCAGTAgaactttggaaataaataaaaggagtgAAACAGAGTGTCCCTTTAATCAAAGGGACAAAATTCAGTTATGATCTATCAATCCAACAAATCCATAATCCTAAACTGGATAGTTCTGAAAATTCTGAAAACAATTATCCCTAGTTCGAACACTATTAACttaatgcaaaaataaaatgagagatcAAATAAAACTGTAAGCTATTAATCCTTGAACCTGtgattctaaaataaaagtgtaCCTGCAGACAGGAGGCAATTCTTGAGGGTCAAGAGGCTCAGGACCCATAACACAAAACAAAGTATCCCTCCAGTTAGCAAAGCTGGACTCGTACAAATCAAAGTTGCTCCCAAACTTCACCTTTCTCATCAACTCCCTCGTATAATAATCTGCCTTCACCTCCCTTGGCAGCTCGTGGAATCCACGCACCGCCTTCAGCACATCCTCCAATAACTTTTTCGGAATTCCGTGGTTTACCACCTGAAAGAACCCCACCTCCTCGGCGGCTCGCCGGACACCAGCAACTTTATCGGCGCGCCTGACAATGATGTCACCAAGGTCGATGACCGGAACTACAAATTGGGTGTTGGTTAGATCGCCGGAATTTTGGTCCTCCAGTGCGAGCTCCTCCGGCGGCCGGACGAAAATTCTCGGGATTTTGGCGACACCAGCATCCACAAGACCTTTGACACCGGACTTGGACTCGTCGAAGGCCTTCAGCTCCCGTTGACGGTCATAGTTGAGGGAATCTCCGGATAGTGATTCCCCGGCGCCG is a window from the Juglans regia cultivar Chandler chromosome 7, Walnut 2.0, whole genome shotgun sequence genome containing:
- the LOC109007120 gene encoding 1-aminocyclopropane-1-carboxylate oxidase homolog 1-like — encoded protein: MVITGAGESLSGDSLNYDRQRELKAFDESKSGVKGLVDAGVAKIPRIFVRPPEELALEDQNSGDLTNTQFVVPVIDLGDIIVRRADKVAGVRRAAEEVGFFQVVNHGIPKKLLEDVLKAVRGFHELPREVKADYYTRELMRKVKFGSNFDLYESSFANWRDTLFCVMGPEPLDPQELPPVCRDVTIQYSKQARQLGINLLELLSEALGLNPNHLIDLDCAKGTLILSHYYPACPEPELTMGTSKHSDPDFLTILLQDHIGGLQILHQERWIDVPPVPGALVVNIGDLLQLISNDRYKSVEHRVLANNIGPRVSVACFFTPHLYPSTRIYGPIRELLSEDSPPVYRETSVQDFIAYYDQKGLDGVSALTHFKLQRGSDF